In Arcobacter sp. LA11, the sequence TTAAGAAATTAAAGCACCCTAAAGTAGGTAAAAACCTTAAAAACTATGTTGAGAGTTAAAATATAATGAACTTTTATGAAGAATGGGTTGAACTAGACTTAAATCCTATTATATCTTTTTCCTCAACGGGGAAGATTATATATTCAAATCAAGAGGCTCAATTTTTGCTTAGTAGAATTAAGCAAAAAGAGCTTTTTGATTTAGCTTTAAAACATGCTCCTCAAACTTTTGGAGTAGAAACTACATACTTTGACTTAAATATTAAAAACTATGTCTTTTATGCAATAACTGTTAAATATGAAAATGAAGATGAAATTCATATGAAACTTTATAAAAGTGCAATGGTAAAAAAAGATTCTCAATTAAGTACAAAAAATACTAATATAACAAATATTTTTACACTTGTTGATTTAGCAATCTCGACTAAAAAAATCAAATCAAATTCAAAATTTATTAAAAACTATGATCCATCTATTCCAGAGTTTAAAATAAATGCAAGTGAATTTATAAAAGCCCTTAACCTTATATATGATGTATTTGAAGAATCATCGATGCTTACAACTTCTGTTATATTAAAAATAGGTGAATACATAAGAATTGATGGAAAAAAACACTCTATAATTAGTGTAGAGATTTTTTCAAATACTGAATGTTCAGTTAAAGACTTTAATTATAAAGATGAAAATGCATCTTTCATAATTACAAAAGATGAAGATAAAATTACAATAGACTTACCACTTATTCTTGACTAGTTTTAAATACAAACTTAGCAACTAAAACAGATAAAGGAACAACTCCTAATCCAACTAAAAAAGGAATAGGTAAAAAAAGTTTATTGTTATTTAATGCAAAAAATCCAAATATTAAAAAAGCATACCCAATTACTCTATAAATTGAAACAAATCCACCAGCAGAAAAAAGAGTATTTTTAAAAGAATTTTTCTTAACATTTTTCTTCTCATGGTCAATAATTTCTTTTATTTTTTCAGGAGTTAATTCTTCTTCTGGAATTTCTTCATATTCAGTATATAAATCATAAGGATCATCAATCTCATCAATTTTATCCCTATCTTCAGTCATCATATTTTTTGAAGTATCTAAATTTGATATTCTATTATTGATATTTTTTCTATATGATAAAAAAGATGCAATGGTTACAGATAAAGAACCTATAAAAGCAACTTGTGTATTTAAAAACCATATTAAATCATAAAATGTAATTGAAAAGACAATTAAGCAAAGGTCAACAACAATAAAGACCTTTGCAAAATTTAAAATGTTATTGTTATTATTCATCTTCGTCGTCAGACTTATCTCCATGTTTTGCACGGTAAGCATATCTCGGGTCATTTTCTAAACCTTCAAACTCTTTTTGTGCTCTTTTATAGGCTTTATATATATTAAGTCCAGCAGCAGCAATACCCCAAAAAATACCAAGCCATAAAGTCCATGAATACCCGGTCCATTCTTTAAGTCCATATCCTATAGCAAAACCAATAACTATTGCAGCAACAATAGAAATTCCTAAAGAAAGATTATCAAGTGCAACAATCTTATCTCTATGTTTAGGTACTTTTTGTTCTTCTTTATTTTCCATAATTATCCTATTGAATAAAAGTACAACAGTAATCTGTTACTTCTAATACTTTGATGTCAAAACTACAATTTGCAGGAACTTCAAAATAATCTCCAGCTTCAATTGTCTCCCAATTGCTATCACCACAAGCAATTAGTACTTCAACACGCCCTGAAATAATTTCCATATGTTCAGCATCTTCTGTATTAAAAGTATACTCACCAGGCATCATAACACCTAATGATTTTTTCACTCCATTTTCATCAACAAATGACCTACTTGTAACATTTCCATCAAAGTATATGTTCGCTTTTTTAACTAATTCGACATTCTTCATAACTGGCATAATATTCTCCTCTTATAAGTTTTTCATAATTTCATCAGCTGCATTAATACAAGCATCAATATCTTCATCAGTAATAACTGTAGAAATAAACCCTGCTTCATATTGTGAACAAGCAAAATAGAAACCTTTTTTAATCATTTCATGATGAAACTTACCAAATTTTTCAAAGTCACAAAAGTCCGTAACTTCTGCGAAGTTTTTAGGCATTTTATCTGCAAAGAAGAAACCAAACATACTTCCTCTTGTATCAACTTGAAGACCTATATTATTCTTACTTGCTACTTCTTTTAATCCATTTATCAGTTTAACTGCTTTTTTATTTAACTCTTCATACATAGCTGGGTTTGCTTTTAATTTTTTAAGAGATACTAAACCCGCTGCCATAGCAACTGGATTTCCACTTAGTGTTCCTGCTTGGTAGATTGCACCATCAGGAGAGAGTTCTCCCATAATTTTTTGTGAACTCGCAAAAGCACCTACTGGCATACCTGCACCAATTACTTTACCGAAAGTAATGATATCTGCTTGAACATCTAAGATTCCACTTGCACCTTTTAAAGATGCTCTAAATCCTGTCATTACTTCATCAAAAATAAGTAATGCATTATTTGCATCACAAAGCTCTCTACAAGTTTTTAAGAACTCCGGACTTGCAGGAACTAATCCCATATTTCCAGCAATTGGTTCAATAATAATACAAGAAATATCATTTGAATCTTCAAAACATTTTTTAAGATTTTCTATATTGTTATATTCACATAATAATGTATGTTTTGTTAAATCAGCAGGTACTCCAGGAGAACTTGGTGCTCCAAAGGTAGCCATACCTGAACCAGCTTGTACTAATAATGAATCTGAATGTCCATGGTAACAACCTTCAAATTTTACAATATCATTTTTTCCTGTAACACCACGAGCTAGTCTAATTGCAGACATTACTGCTTCTGTACCTGAACTTACAAATCTTACTTTGTCAATATTGTCATACATATCAACAATCTCTTCAGCTAACTGGGTTTCTAAAAGTGTTGGTGCCCCAAAAGATAAACCTTTCTTACATGTATTAATAACAGCTTCTTCAATATCACTATCACAATGCCCAAAAATTAGTGGTCCCCAAGACTGTACAAAATCTAAATATTTATTACCATCTATATCAACTATATAAGCGCCCTCACCTCTATCAATAAATGGTGGAGTTCCTCCAACTGATTTAAATGCACGTACAGGTGAATCAACACCACCAGGGATTACTTCTTTAGCTTCTTCATAAGCTTTCACAGAATTTTCAAACATTTTTTATCCTATTATAATTACTACTTTTAAATTAAAAGCAATATTGTACTATAATCGCGTTATGAAACTAATTATATTTGCATTTATTTTATCTCTAACTATACATATTTTACTTTTTTCTCCATTAACACAGAAAAAAGAAGAATTAAAACAAAATCCTTCAACATCTAAATATGTAAAAAAATCATCTGTTCAATATGTAAGACTGCAACCAAAAATTATTCCAAGTCCAAATATTATAAAAAAAGTTGAAATAGTAAAGCCTATACAAAAAAAAATTATTCCTAAGAAAAAACTAAAAACTTATAAAAAAGTAGAAAAGAAAAATATAAAACCTCAAAAAAGAAAAAAAATTGTAAAAAAACCTAAAATAATTATTCCAAAACCAATTAAGAAAGTTGAAACTAGACCAAGTTTTACAAAACAAGTTCCAATAAAACCTCAAAAAAAGAGACAAACTATTCCTAAAAAATCTTTAGAAAACTTTTTATTAGCAGACCCTGTTCCTTTAGATAGAAGACTTTTAGATGATATTACAAAAAGCTATTTAAAACTTTATGGTGAAGAATATAATTCTTTCACTAAAGTTCAAAAAGTTTATCTACAAAAAAATCTTAAAAATATAGGTAGAATCACAGAAAGATATCTAAAGTATCCAGCAATTGCAGTTAGAACAAGACAACATGGAATGAATATTGTACAATTTAATTTACATCCTAATGGAAATATAAGTGATTTGAGACTAAGTCACTCTTCTGGACATTCAAGTTTAGATAAAAATACTATTGAAACAATTGAATATGCTTATAAAGATTATCCAAGACCAAAAACAGTGACAAAAATAAAAATTTATGTTTCTTACAACTTGTATTAAGTAAAATACAAAAAATTATAATATATACCAAGGTAATTAATGTTAACAGATAAAATAAGAAATAAAGAAAATGGAATTATTCTATACGGAATTACTCCTCCAAAAGTTAACCACACTGAAGAAGAAATAAGAGATATTGCTAAAAGACATATTGATAGAATCTCAGCATTAGACGTAGATGGATTAGTATTATACGATATTCAAGATGAATCAGATAGAACAGATGAAAAAAGACCCTTCCCTTTTATTAAAACATTAAATCCTTGTGAATACTCAAAAAACTATTTACAAGAATTAAATACACCAAGAATAGTTTATAGAGCAGTAGGAAATTACACTCCTGAAAGGTTCACAGCTTGGCTTGAAGATACAAAACAAAGTCAAGTTCATTCTGTATTTGTAGGAGCTGCTTCACATGAACAACAAAATAATATTACATTAAAAGAAGCATATGAGTTAAAAAAAGAAGTAAACAATAATCTATGTCTTGGTGGAATTGCAATTCCTGAAAGACATACAAAAAAACATGATGAACATTTAAGAGTATTTTCTAAGAAAAATAGCTCTTGTGAATATTTTATCACTCAATGTGTTTATGACTTACATGCAGCAAAAACTTTTTTAACTGATTATGCAAAATATGCAAAAGAAAACAACTATGATATGGTTCCAATTATTTTTACATTAACTCCTTGTGGAAGTTCAAAAACACTAGACTTTATGAAATGGTTAGGAATTAATGTACCTAATTATTTAGAAGAGGATTTAAAAGAATCAGGAGATATTCTACATGAATCAGTAAAATTATCTCGAGATATTTTTGAAGAGCTATACAAATTTGGTCTAAAAAAAGGTATTCCGGTTGGTTGTAATATTGAAAGTGTTGCAATTAGAAAAGCAGAAATTGAAGCTTCTATAGAGTTGCTAGATGAAGTAAAAGATATTATTAAAAATAACAAATAGTTTTTAATCAATTTTCCAATAAAAAACTCTGTTTTCATCTCCTGCTGAAAACAATTCATTTTCTCTAATGAATTTGATTGTTGTAGGAGTTGAATAATGTCCTATCAATTTATTCATTTTCTTTTTAGTATTTACATTAAATACTTGTAAGTTATTTTCTTCTCCACTAGAATAAACACCAATATTTCCACTTGGGCTTAAACTTGCTGTGTACACTAAAAAATCACTTTTTATATAATATGGTTCTGAGTTTTTTGGATAAACACCAACTCTTCTGTCTTGACCTGCAGTTATTATATTTCCATTTTTATAATCTATTTTATAAATATTATCTACATTTTGAGATTCAAAAATCTTAATAACTTCACCAGACTTTACATCTGTTAAAGTTACCCGTCCACTCTCACTTGAAGTTATCATAGTTTTTCTATCTTCACTTAATACAACATCTGAAAAAGTACTTTGTTCAAGATGTTTTCTATAAGTTTTATAACTATCTGACATATTATATAAAATCATTTCATGTGCAACAGTACCTAAAATAAATTTCTCATCATCAATAAATCGTGCTTCTCTTACAGCTAGTTTATTTTCTGCTTTTATAATATGTTTTAAATTCATGCCATCATGCAACCAAACATCTCTGAAACCCTTTAAAGTTGTACTTACAAAAAGAGTTTTACCGTTATGTCTATCAACACTAAGTATTTTTGATGTTACTTGTTCACCATGAACATTATACATTGGAGGTAATACAATTTCATCTATCTTTTTTTGTTTAAACAAATCAAAAACTTCAATTGTACCCATTGCATTTGAAACAAAAAGATTTGAACCATCTAACACAAAATCATATACTAAGTCTCTTGTTTCTAAAACAAAAATTGGTTTTATATCTTTAGCATTTAGATTAATAAGAAAAAATAAAAGAATAAAAAAATATTTAAAAAATTTCATAATTTAATTATATCAAAAGAGTTTTAGAATATTAACTTTTCTTTAGCATAAATATAATAATATACCTTATATTATTCGAGGACTCATTTTGGAAGAAATTATTAATCAAAAATCATCAAATTATTTTATAAGACTTTTTAGAGGAGAAATATCTCTTCCTATGACATATTGGGTTTGGTTTTTCTTTATAAATTTTATCATTTTAACTACTTCAAGCTTTTATTTTAACAATTTACCAGTAGAGTTAAGTACAAATCAAAGGTACATAAGCATATTTATTGCCATATTTTCTATTTTTTATTCAATATATATATTAATTGCTGTTTGGAGAAGTGCAACAAATCATGATGGTTCAAAATTTTGGGCAAATGTTGCAAAAATTATTGTTATTTTTAACTTTATAAACTTAAGTATGGAAAGTTATAATTTTACTAAAAACTTTACAGATGAAACTTATGCATTAGAAAATAGTATTAAACAATTAGAGAAAAAAACACCCATAAAAATAAGTGAAGATGTTTATATTACAAAAGCTGCAATAGACGAAAAAAATATATACTATACATATGAACTTCAAAACTTTGGTAATGAAAAATTTTCGCAAACAAATAAAAATTTATTAAAAGATGATGTTACAAAAGCAACTTGTAATGATATAAAATCTAGTAATTTATTAAAGCAAAACTATAAATTTTATTACTATTATACAACTAAAAAAAATATAAAGATTGCAGAAATAAAAGTTACAAATGAAGATTGTATTCAATCAAATAGAGATGAAAATATATTAAGAGAAATATTAAAACAACAAAGTTAAAGAAAAAGAGAGATTAACTACTTTATAGTAGCTAATACTAATTCTCTTAATGTTTTACAGGCAACAGCAGTTGAAGCTGCAGAAGTATCATATTTAGGCGATAATTCTACAATATCAAGACCCACTACATTTTCTAATTTACTTAACATACCAATAATTTCAAGCATATGATGAAAATTTATTCCACCAGGTTCTGGTGTTCCAGTTCCAGGGAATACAGCTGGATCTAATACATCTAAATCTATAGTAATATAAACTGGTTTATCTTTGATTCTTCTAATACAAGACTCTAAAGTGTTATATGTAAACTTTTCTAGATGAGTATGTTTTTTTGCCCACTCAAACTCTTCTTTTAAACCGGAACGTATACAGAATTGATTGATTTTTCCAATACCAACTTGATCATAAATTCTTCGTATTACAGTTGCATGACTTAATGATTCACCTAAATACTCTTCTCTCAAATCAGTATGTGCATCAAAATGAATTATTTGCAAATCATCATATTTTTTTGATAAAGCTTTTACAGGAGCTAAAGAAACTAAATGCTCTCCACCGATCATAATAGGAATTTTGTTTGCATCTATAATTTCTTGAACATGCTCTTGAATCATCCGTAAAGCAACTTTTTTATCTCCAAAAGGAAGCTCTAAATTTCCATAATCAAAAAGTTTTAAATCTTCTAAATCTTTATCTAAATAAGGGCTATAACTTTCTAACCCCCAAGAGTCTTCTCTCATAGCACTAGGGGCAAATCTTGCACCTGGTTTAAAAGAAGTTGTACCATCAAATGGAGCTCCAAAAAGTACAGCTTTTGATTCCTCAAACCCATCTTCAAAACCAATAAAACTACTTCCTTGTGCTTTCATTATAATCTCCTCTCAAAACTATACATATCCATAAATCTAAATGCAAGTAAATTTTCTAAAATAGCAAATAGAACAATAAAATTAATAAATGAGCTCCCACCATAGGAGAACATGGGTAAAGGCAAGCCAACAACAGGGGC encodes:
- the speB gene encoding agmatinase, with the translated sequence MKAQGSSFIGFEDGFEESKAVLFGAPFDGTTSFKPGARFAPSAMREDSWGLESYSPYLDKDLEDLKLFDYGNLELPFGDKKVALRMIQEHVQEIIDANKIPIMIGGEHLVSLAPVKALSKKYDDLQIIHFDAHTDLREEYLGESLSHATVIRRIYDQVGIGKINQFCIRSGLKEEFEWAKKHTHLEKFTYNTLESCIRRIKDKPVYITIDLDVLDPAVFPGTGTPEPGGINFHHMLEIIGMLSKLENVVGLDIVELSPKYDTSAASTAVACKTLRELVLATIK
- a CDS encoding AtpZ/AtpI family protein; translated protein: MENKEEQKVPKHRDKIVALDNLSLGISIVAAIVIGFAIGYGLKEWTGYSWTLWLGIFWGIAAAGLNIYKAYKRAQKEFEGLENDPRYAYRAKHGDKSDDEDE
- a CDS encoding WD40 repeat domain-containing protein, which produces MKFFKYFFILLFFLINLNAKDIKPIFVLETRDLVYDFVLDGSNLFVSNAMGTIEVFDLFKQKKIDEIVLPPMYNVHGEQVTSKILSVDRHNGKTLFVSTTLKGFRDVWLHDGMNLKHIIKAENKLAVREARFIDDEKFILGTVAHEMILYNMSDSYKTYRKHLEQSTFSDVVLSEDRKTMITSSESGRVTLTDVKSGEVIKIFESQNVDNIYKIDYKNGNIITAGQDRRVGVYPKNSEPYYIKSDFLVYTASLSPSGNIGVYSSGEENNLQVFNVNTKKKMNKLIGHYSTPTTIKFIRENELFSAGDENRVFYWKID
- a CDS encoding TonB family protein — translated: MKLIIFAFILSLTIHILLFSPLTQKKEELKQNPSTSKYVKKSSVQYVRLQPKIIPSPNIIKKVEIVKPIQKKIIPKKKLKTYKKVEKKNIKPQKRKKIVKKPKIIIPKPIKKVETRPSFTKQVPIKPQKKRQTIPKKSLENFLLADPVPLDRRLLDDITKSYLKLYGEEYNSFTKVQKVYLQKNLKNIGRITERYLKYPAIAVRTRQHGMNIVQFNLHPNGNISDLRLSHSSGHSSLDKNTIETIEYAYKDYPRPKTVTKIKIYVSYNLY
- the hemL gene encoding glutamate-1-semialdehyde 2,1-aminomutase is translated as MFENSVKAYEEAKEVIPGGVDSPVRAFKSVGGTPPFIDRGEGAYIVDIDGNKYLDFVQSWGPLIFGHCDSDIEEAVINTCKKGLSFGAPTLLETQLAEEIVDMYDNIDKVRFVSSGTEAVMSAIRLARGVTGKNDIVKFEGCYHGHSDSLLVQAGSGMATFGAPSSPGVPADLTKHTLLCEYNNIENLKKCFEDSNDISCIIIEPIAGNMGLVPASPEFLKTCRELCDANNALLIFDEVMTGFRASLKGASGILDVQADIITFGKVIGAGMPVGAFASSQKIMGELSPDGAIYQAGTLSGNPVAMAAGLVSLKKLKANPAMYEELNKKAVKLINGLKEVASKNNIGLQVDTRGSMFGFFFADKMPKNFAEVTDFCDFEKFGKFHHEMIKKGFYFACSQYEAGFISTVITDEDIDACINAADEIMKNL
- a CDS encoding pyrimidine/purine nucleoside phosphorylase, which encodes MPVMKNVELVKKANIYFDGNVTSRSFVDENGVKKSLGVMMPGEYTFNTEDAEHMEIISGRVEVLIACGDSNWETIEAGDYFEVPANCSFDIKVLEVTDYCCTFIQ
- a CDS encoding methylenetetrahydrofolate reductase; its protein translation is MLTDKIRNKENGIILYGITPPKVNHTEEEIRDIAKRHIDRISALDVDGLVLYDIQDESDRTDEKRPFPFIKTLNPCEYSKNYLQELNTPRIVYRAVGNYTPERFTAWLEDTKQSQVHSVFVGAASHEQQNNITLKEAYELKKEVNNNLCLGGIAIPERHTKKHDEHLRVFSKKNSSCEYFITQCVYDLHAAKTFLTDYAKYAKENNYDMVPIIFTLTPCGSSKTLDFMKWLGINVPNYLEEDLKESGDILHESVKLSRDIFEELYKFGLKKGIPVGCNIESVAIRKAEIEASIELLDEVKDIIKNNK